Part of the Phycodurus eques isolate BA_2022a chromosome 3, UOR_Pequ_1.1, whole genome shotgun sequence genome, ATGGCTCTCCCCTATTGGATCAACACGCTTATGTATAAATGAATCTAAAACTCTTTGCTTACGAGAATGTATGAGATTATTCGCAGAGGTCATAATAAGCCAATGATAACACAAATGCAGACAATGATTTTGGCCAGTAAACAATTGAAAATGTTACACAGCTAATGTGCACATATGAGCTCCTAGCTCATATGTTTGGTTTAGCTAAAGCTCTTCAACATACAGGCTTAAGTACTGGGACATTACAGGTGAATCTCATTATGTCATGTATAAATCACCGCATTAACATGTAAATTGTGCgctaattaattaaaattgctAAATTGCATATATTTGCAATTGCCAAAGCATTGCAGGGATAAAGAACGACGAAACCCCATTACCAGAGAACTTAAGTAGTTAGAGAGAACTTCTTCCCCTGACCTGTTTAAATgtgaacatgtttttgtttagtcaATTAAATTAAGGAGAAATCTACAGAGACACACAGACAGAGGGCAGTTAAACAAATGCCATCTAAATATATATACGTTTTCTTCTTTGATAGTGTAAGAGAGCGTGGATCCATATACTTTAATCTCAAAATGACTagaacatgaaaacattttttacctaAAGTCATGTCTTAAAAGGCCTTGGAATCATATTGCTGGTAGGCGCCTCATCTTAAAACAATTTATTCTACTAGTTTGTGGTTGAGGGAAATGTATCAATACTGTACCTCATACAGACAGACAGTCCTCCTTTAAATGTGAAAGGTACACTGAATATAAGTTGATGTCACCATCAATCACCACTGTATGTTCTGGTGTGGAGTGAGAATTGTAGTGGTAATAATGagagcaacaaaataaaaacacaaagagtatcaaatgaatgaaaaaaatagaagtgCCCTTTTTCTCACTTGAGCCTCTgcacccccacccaaaaaaaaataatgtcccTGTTCAGAAGAACAGCGTATtttgattaaaacaataaatggaaatgggGAAATGTAAGAAGCCACTATAAAGtacctttgttaaaataataatagtaataataagtaCCAAAGAGGtcaaaatttgtcaaaaatcaCATAGGCTGGCCTCAAGAGAAATGGGGAAACATTTCGTGGGTTGATGAAAGCAAGATTGTTCTTTTTGGGTCCTAGGGCTGGTTTGTCAGACCCCAAACACTGAATTCAAACCACAGTACACTCTGTAGATCCATGCCAGGGATCACAGATTAGTTTTCATGTATCAAAATACTAATAAATTATGCTGCCTTAGGCTGAATAGGAAATGCCCTTGAAATGGgtgtttaaaaaagacattgggCCTCATTTAATAACCGTGCGTATGCACAGATTTGTGCTTAAATCATGCATAAGCAGATTTGACTCAAAAACCTGTGATTTAGCAATACGttcatacttgtttttgtttgtactctgCGAACAAATTTTGAAAATCCTCAGTCCATGTGTATGAAAAAATCATCCTGGGCTGGAAAACCAATTCACGGGTGCAAGAAGTTAGTCAGTTGCATGCAACACATATGTGAAGCAATTCTCAGAAATAGTGGCTATACAGCTAAATATTAGTTGAGTGAATGAGAGGAATGCAAAATTTACACACACTATTAGGCAAATTTACAGACACTAttcattttaaacaatattatttcccattttctcaaaatatttgttttcttcttgctTTGATTTAGAATGTTATGTGCAGTGTTCCAAATGCAGGTAAATatctattatcattattttgaaCTTTACTCTTGCTTTTAAATgcactgcttttattttgaacacgACTGTATGTATGAAGACACTGCGTTTTACCGGAGGAGTATCATCTGTTACCACACTGGCAAGGACTTGAGACTGTGGCCCTGCTGTCTTCATGTCTTGCTGATTCTGCTGTCGGATCTGAGGaggaaaaataaagtattttgcaCTTGAACACCAGTATGATGTTCACAGTAAGTAAGGTACCTTGTTTCGTGTCTCGATCACTTCTCGAGGGTTAGTAAAAAGAGGCACAAACTGGTTTGGGTTTTCTATCTTGATTGATGTACTACCAGCTTGTGTCACTTCCTCTGTCTTCATCCACTGACAAAGAGAGACAACAGTTCAGTATTACTTACAAAACCCTCAATTATGTTCTCTTCTCTCATTGCTATTTTATGAGATAAGGGCTTCCAAAGTGTACTCCTCTTGAAGGTGCTTATTTGTTCTGCCATTAGAGGGAGGACTCTGCACTGCAGCAAACCCAACTGAGTCTCGGCGTCCTCTGCATTGCAGAGATACAGTGAGGTGAGATGGAGGTGGTAAACAGAGGGAGAACTAACTCCTCCCATTGGCATGAAACAGACAtccaattttctttttccatcAATTGAACCGCCCATGTTTAACAGCACTTAGCCCTGTCCGGTTGTGTGGAAAATGGagtgtatcccagctgaccgcGAGACCCCGGAGTGATTACATCCCAATCATTGATAAGGAAACCAGCTTGAGCTACAGTAGGTGTATGAAACTATATAAACCTCTATAGTACCAATCACTGCAACTTAGCAAATTTTCCTGttatcagaaaataaaaataaccccagacctcagtcactatgacaacaaaaagaaatacattccgtatttttaaaataatttttagtcTACTAATTTATTGTTATGAAATTACGTTCATATTATctgacttcaggtgagaggtgataacaaagcatgtttttgggattgggACTTCTTGTGGGAGGAAAATGGCGTACCCAGAAAAGATCCCATGTGAGCAGGGGTAGAAATAAACTCTGCCCAGAGATGATGTAACTAACATTTCAAAACCAGATAAAATGAGACTATGAGGCAGACTACAGGCGAGGTGCACCCCCAACCCCAACACCACTTGACTTGTTTACAGTGGTAATGATTGCTTAGTATTGCTAGTGCCACTATTCAGTTGAAGCTGGATATGCATTCTCTGTGACTATTCATTAAGACTGCACTTTCATAATTACATGCAATTATGAATGGCCATGTTTGAGAATCGCGCTGGTCCACATTGGTGAGgttgtggtttcttagtattgtaattgatgtttattgagaatcagagtcgatcagagACGACATGTATTCCAGTACCAGcgcatcctgtcttttacgGTCACTGGCCTTTATCtagtcaaatcaaacactatTGGAGAGGTGGAACCACAAAACCAtggcgacgacgacaacaatgcGCCGCACCATTGTATTGTGTAGGGGTAAAAAGAgtacaaaatgaggaaaaacatggtGGTCGTGACCGGTGCACGGGAGAGGACATTCATTCAAGAAttgtttgaggtatgttcacatacttttaatacaatacggcccGCAAGCagtcaacaaaatgttatgtatcctaacaagctagtgctagcactaacggttgtatgtaaacatgccagcattctgtcaaatcatgctctaaagcttcggtaaacattggtttggacacattaataaatgttgacaacggcttGCAAGTATGTGACAACAGCAAGTACGGGAGGCGATTTGCATAGTTTATGTCTAGCACACGACCATTGGTCCAAGCATGTAATCAGCCAGTTGAGTGCATTCCCCAAACTAATCACATTTCCAGCACTACAGACTTACAGTGGTGCGCGTGTGTCCAGGACTGGCTTGTTCCTGGCTGACTTTCTGGTAGGTATTGGGTGTGTTGAGCCATCGAGTTCTCTCCTGCTGCTGACGCTGGGTGAAAGGGTGCTGCTTGAGACCCAGAGGAACACCGTCATCATCGAACTGGTGAAAGGCTGTGGTGGTTGCAGGAACCTCTATATCCTTTCGTGTTTGTGACCGTGATCGTTCCAGCAGCAACGGGAAACGGTAGGCATAGCCAGTACGGTAACCCTGGAATACACCAAGTGGCAAGGGCTCACTGATAAATATAGACGATTTCTAACTGCTAgaaacatgtttcttttcatccaatgtgatacatccatccatccattttctacaccgcttatcctcactagggtcgcggttatgctggagcctatcacagctaactgcgggcaggacgcggggtacaccctgaactggttgccagccaatcgcagggcacacataaacaaacaatcattcgcactcacagttaggggaaatttagagacttcaattaactaTTACTAACTTAATTAcgatacatgtttttgggacgtgggagaaaactggagtacctggagacaacccacgcaggcacggggagaacatgcaagctccacacagacgaggccggatttaaaccctggtgtgtgtgtgtgtgtgtgtgtgtgtgtgtgtgtgtgtgtatatatatatatatgtatatgtatatatatatatatatatatatatatatatatatatatatgtgtgtgtatatatatgtgtgtatatatgtatatatatgtgtatatatgtatatatatgtgtgtgtatatatgtgtgtatatatgtatatatatgtgtatatatgtatatatatgtatatatatatatatgtatatatatatatatatatgtatatatgtatatatatgtatatatatatatatgtatatatatatatatatgtatatatgtatatatatgtatatatatatatatgtccgagacccaaaagtgggtcgcggaCAGGTAGTAAAAAAACTGCATGCATTCCTATTCTCATTTTTCCACGACAGTACAGAGGTCTACCAAGTTCCCACTCGGAACACAGTAGGAAAGCGACAAAAATGTTACTTCCTTGTTCTCTAGCCACTAGGTTACTATACAGGTTAGTTACTTAGAAATACTATACATGTCTGTTCAGAAGctattttcaaaccaaaattctttattgttcttaacctCTTTGAAGGTGGGTCACGACTTGGCAACAACAGGAAAATGGGGGTCCCagtgtgacaacagttgagaaccactgctctaaattgtcctttggtgcgaatttgagtgtgaatgattgatttTCTATACATGACCTGCAactggctggcagccagttcagtcCAGCACACACGCGATACTACGCTCAGTGTTCTGActgcaaaaacaatttcattaattgcaaagtaaaatatatcgactgattattattatttttttttaactcactcACCAAATTATCTAAAGTTCTCATGAGGGCTTCAAACTCATGTTCTCCAATGCGGCTCTTTTGCATTGGGCCAAAGGTAGATCCAGCCCAGCCCACAGTGCCGGCATGATTGGGTTTATAGGTGGTCCGGTCAAGTAAAATCAGGTTTTGTTCACCGCCAGCACTGCACAATGCTGATACctggcacatacagtaaattgaaTAATCAAATTAAGTAATTTTAAAATGCTGCCATGTTTTAGATTCCatcaaaatgtgtacatttgaataacatacagtatttgtgtgcgtgcgtgtgtgtgtacctggaTTTGAGAGGCAGCTTGAATGTGGTAGATTGCGTAGAAGGCCTCCTCCACAGACTCCCCTAGGGCGACTATGCCATGATTTCTAAGCACCAGTACCTTCACATAATTGAAATCCACAATAAGGTTGCATCAAAACAGTTGAGGAATTAGATGTCCGTCCACATGCAATAAGAGGGCATTCTTAAAAGCTCTCATATTGGAGAAGTGGTACATTCACTAATGAGGTATTCATTCTTTGCACCCATGAGGAAAGCACAAGATCACTGCTGAATAAAACACTATATAGTAGGGGTGACCAGTCTTTTGTAGTCGACTAACCTTACAAGTGGGCCCAAGGCTCTTCTGAAGCTCCACACGGTCTTCCTCTGCCTCCATTACGCCGTTGTATTCATAATAGGCCACATCACCAACAAGCAGGGCTTCATGGGACAATGGCAGCAGGCCACATTTCATAGCTGACACCTAAAGACAGAAATTGTTGGAGAATGATCATAATGTTTGATGTCAGACAAATATATAGTGTTGTCAGACAAATCACTATACACtatacatattatattatattgtattgtattatattatatataaagtcAATACAATACACCAATACACcgtcaatacaatacaatacaatacaatatattatatataaagtcggcggccgactggttagagcgtcagcctcacagctctgaggagcggggttcaatccccggccccgcctgtgtggagtttgcatgttctccccgtacctgcgtgggttttctccgggcactccggtttcctcccacatcccaaaaacatgcaataattggggactctaaattgcccgtaggtgtgaatgtgagtgcgaatgttgtttgtttttatgtgccctgcgattggctggcaaccagttcagggtgtaccccgcctcctgcccgatgacagctgggataggctccagcacgcccgcgaccctagtgaggagaagcggctcagaaaatggatggatggatatataaagtCACTATACTGATTTGCTACATGTATTTTCAACATCATTAAACATGATATTGGACTAAACGGTGCCAGGAGGGATGtcatatttgatttaaaacaagTACAGGAAGTCAACAATTCCCTAATGACATCCCAGGACGACTTACTGCCGCTGTGGCTGGTGTGTGGAGGTGAAGTAGGCAGCGAGCATCCGGTCGGGCTGAATAGATGGCTGAGTGCAGGGTAAACTTCTCTGTGTCCACACCAAGGTTAGTACTGCCCTTCTCCACCATTTCACCCAATATATTCACCTTTACCTGAAAATCACCATTAGTATGCACTTACGTATGTGACAATATCCACTCTGTGAAACAACCATATTTGATACCTGAACGGGGGCATATTaaagaaaattgactttttatttgcttgtatacaaagcaaataaaaatatatagatgtATAGGTGGGTCTCTGGCGTGCCTCCCcatccatcaagtgtgaaattacatacagtactaaGCAATTCTTGTTAGCTGCCTGCTTCTGAAAATGTAAGTGAATTGCAATTAATATTGCCAAATTCAGTTAATTTACACAAtaccgcacgcacacacatattaaCAACGATAATCCAACACAAGACTTGACAGCTAGGCTGAGCAAAGATccagcattttcaagcaacgcCGGATTCTGGCTGCCAAACTACATAGAAGCACAATCATGTCAAACCCAAAAGCTGAGCAGCACTGGAGTGTTAGCTCAGATAAGCGTTGGCTAATCATATTATCAGCCTTAGCTTCTGATCATTGCCCCATTCGAATGTTCAGTAAAGCTGTTGACGTGGGGGTAGATAGTATTTGGGTTTGGCGATGTGCCTCATTCTGGTCAAAGGAGACTCATCTCTCTCATCGACTAACAGTTAAGAGTTGGATGAAGGGAGCTATGGTGTATTTTGATTGGAGATTTTGCCTGGTTAtttatgattgtattattattttgttatatctgtatatgttttgttttatgtacagtttgtgtacatcatacatttctttttttgtatgtgtatgACACTCttctgtctgcagccaggttggcattacAAAAGAGATTTTGTTCTCAATGCCTTGCTTTTCCTCTGTGCTTGACCCCCTGGGTATAAATCAAGCCagccccaaaaatgaaaaacattaccACCCATGTTGTTGTGGCTGACACCAATAGTCCTAGTGGGGTGCCAACTATGGCCTCTCTGACAAAACCAATGGCTCCAAGCTGCCCATCCCCCACTAAAATTGGTCGAGAACCACCACTGGATAGGACCCTCCCCCATGAAAACAAGTTAATTTGAGACTAGATAAATAGGGTGAAAAGTGTCAGATAATTCTTGATCTTTGGGgatattttgatgaaagaaTGTTATTGAAACACCTGGTAACTACTTTTAATTTGGCATGTCTGCTTTAAACTTGAaccatacatttttttcctgtccCATGCTTCAGAAAAGAAAGGAAACAAAGCATGAGTTGAAATTTAATATAATGAAAGGACAGTATATATTTGTGATCTAGAATTAATAAGAGCAATTATTCAAAAGTCATTGAAAATGATCTAAATAAATGGAGTcttgtagcattttttttttttttttttttaaatttcaaagtATTTCAATGAGTGCCCTTTAAAGGGTCGAACAACTAAATAgatatttgtaatgtattctaTGAAGAATGCATGGGTCTTGAAATACTACTAACCAGGCTTGATCCAGTAACCTCGCTGTAGGTCAGTCCATCTGGTAGCACCAAGAAGTGTTCCTGTTCTTTGCTTAGGcgcaactgtaataaaaaaagacaaacacatatCACAAATGATATCAATGAAATTGGAGTCATAACAAACCACTGCAAACAGCAGTGTTTAAActtaattacaaaaacaaacaaacagtaagaCAGGTGTGACTGATCTGGGCCCAGCCATAGAGGTCAAAAAGACGATGGACACTGGCAATCTTGCAGCGCATCAGTCGTTCCCCTTTCACCATGCTGCCAGGATCGCAGCCTTGGAGGTCATTAATGGGCGTTACCATCATCATGTCTGTAAGatggacaaacacaaaaattctGACAATGAGATAGTGTCGGACACAAAGCTACGTCAGGAAATATTGTGACTTTAGGTCAAAATCTGTACcccatcccccccccacccaaaaaaaaaaaccttcacaaaTGTGTCCTCTACAGAATAAGCCACTTTTCTTCAATAATTATGGATTAgataaagaatacaaaaatagaaGAATGGGACTGGCACTGATAAACACTGGCTGGTTATTACCTAAAGCTATTTGAGCAAAACGTGTATGCACTCTGACAAGAACGAGCATTCAGATTGTTAACAGCAACCTCTTTATGTAAAGTCATCAAAAATAAAGTAGCAACATGACAAGCGtccgccatctttgtggaattttctaaaaacaacaacaacaacatggaaTGAGAACTTCAAACGCCTGTAAAATCCTTCATAAGAAATAAATTCATGAAAGAACAATTGATGactaaagtacatgacctattctatTGTTCACACTGCTCttgtaattaataattttaaatgtgggtAATTTGAGTCGGTTTTTTTTAGGGCGAGTAGCGACACAAATGTCACAGTAATTTTTAAGGGGTCAGCTATGAGAACACTTTGGAATTTCAGCCGGTATGAGCTGAAATTAACGGTGGATATTTCtcactgaaacttgtcagctaaTGAGGGGAGGGGTTCATCGagtagcaaagcaaagcaaatttatttatataccgcatttcatacacaaggtaactcaatgtgcattacaggattaaaatcatttaaaaacaaacaaaacaacatcttataaacatttaacacaaagagaaaaaaatgagagtataattaaaacagtgtgcagtgcaagaaagatcatttaaaagtggaaatgcgctaaaaagcatgagaaaaaaaaaaaaaaaaaaaaaaaaaagtttaaccttgacttaaaaacattcacacttggggctgacgtcacttgtgttggcaacttttttttttccccttaaattaTTGCcgtgatttattttctgtacctcCGTCATGTTTATTTGTCTCTTCCACTAACAAAGCACTAAATCAtcttttaaatacagaaaataacATACGCAGTCACATGCACCCCTTTTCCTCGCAGTCCCTAATGAAATGACCAGCGACCAGCTTGCTACTTGAAGTACCAAGAAAGATGGACAAAAACAAGAGAATGAACCAAGATTTGCagcaaaataatcaataaatgtgaatattttcccaaaagtagTTGAAATTATGTGCACCCAAaaaatggtaacaaaaaaaataataataatgttttaattGTCTTTATTCATAGGATATAAGGCCATGGATAtactggtccggcccacttgagatcaaattcgGGTGCATGTGGCCagcgaactaaaatgagttaGACACCCCTGATTTATAATGACTATTTCCCAAGATATTGTTGTCAAGGTTACAAAGGACAGGACTAGCTAATTCTACTGGATGCAAGGCATCCAGTAGAATTAACTGTGTAGCACCAAACTTCATAGTTGCATCAGCCAAATCCATCCAGTCGTTCCTGAGAAAGCGTTACTAGTGATGAAATCACATAATTCTATTACAAAGCTGCTGTTACCATGGAAACCAAAGCTGACATTTTCAGATgttctatatttttaaaagtacattatcTGTTCATATATTATGACCACATTTGAATAGCTtagcttcatttttttccttttgcaatAAATACAGACCATCCATTTTAAAAAGGATGGCATTTTGACAAACGTTTTGTCAATTTGTGCTAATTAGGGCTTTAAAATTATAAACTTGATAAGAAACAAGTTAAAAATCAAATTTAGCATGGCCACACATGCAATCGGTACAAGTTGAAAAATAATGAAGctatactgttttactctaatttgaaggcattttttgaccagattttctccAGGCAACATCACACAAAAGTGCACCATGTAGAATGGATGGTGGATCTGTAGGCCTTttctgctggaacagttttgctgtgcagcaggggagtttgaaatactccctctgcttattttttaattattctgattgtttattgaaaatgcagctggacagaaaaagGGGTTTTGGGGACTGAACGGACAAGCGGAgcaggggtgcgaaccacagcagaacaatagttagtctagatatttgaccacaagtagcGTTACAACAGTCACATTGTGTTCTTATTTGCGGATGGGAGGGTGAGACCTGGTGAGgtcatgcaacaactaaccaatagaacaagatgagagaggacagaataGAGCAGGACAGGATAGGgctggacaggacaggatgtgggaaatgagcaaggcagtccTACtaatgagtggtgcggtgggatgcttttcATAGTGTCTAAACGCCTGTAAGAGCCTGTGAGTTGGTATCTTAATAAAATGTGTGTTATTTTTAGTGGTCCCAGCATATAAACGTCTATAGCGTGTCAATGGAACTTACTGTATGAGAGAACAGATCATTTAGAGTTGAGTATTGAGTACCTGCTATTAAATGGTTCAAAATCAATCCACCCCTATTAGGTGGTTCTGTCTTTGGCTGTTGTTGGTAGGTAATAGGGCAAAACAATTGATCCAGGACATCAACAATTGGGCCAATTTTAGTGTAGGCTCTATGCACTTCATCATTTAAACATACTAGATGGGGAGACTggtagggttgcaggtgagccaTGCAAGGCCATGTAGTCAGCCAATTGCCTGAGTGCCCAGAGGTTTGATGAGCTGCCACCCTTCTTCATCTGTTCCTGGATTAGAGCATCCAGCTCCTCCTTGAATgactgcgcacacacacacacacacacacacacacacacacacaaaacatgttcataggggaagaaaaaaaatttttttactcaATTACATGTACGACTTCAAAATGCCTTACAATTACAAATGAAGCAACATCAGTTTGAAAACAATCTTGATCTGCAGTTTTACTTCAGAATTTTGAGAATTGTGTAGCATGTAGTCATTCTACATGCACACCGTATACAGTGCTCACTGAGAATATAATAGTGCagcatcagcaaaaaaaaaagtgatatttgAGAACAAATAGATTCTCTGACAGAGTTATGACCTCATCATTTTATCCCTCTGTTGACAAGCCCAGAAGGGTCAAGGCTCTAGCGTGCTAGAGAGCTAGTGTTGGTGAAGCCAAGTTTTCCGACGGCTCGCATGTAGCTTTCCAATTACAGAAAGTTGAAGGGCATAAATTGAATTACTTCCAAAGCCTAATGCCACAGCGACGATGTGGGaccattttggattcaaggcattcacacctccgggcaatttagagtccccaattaatgcatgtttttgggatgtgggaggaaaccggagtgcccggagaaaacccacccaggcacggggagaacgtgcaaactccacacaggcggggcagggatttgaacgccggtccccagaactgtgaggcagatgtgctaaccagttaacTACCGTGCCAGCTATTTATCTAGTATCCAAGAtattttattgttctacatttcaATGCCAAGGTTTAATATTCTTGAGAATGAAAGTTATTtgctcttaaaaaggatgtactttaattattatgctctaatatcattgtatccatgtcattaaaaaaaaacatcaaggaTACTATCATTTATTGTGATAGATTTATGGTGTCTGGGATTAATATATCCATCCTAAAAAAGTTTTATCATAACATGCGTAGGTGAGTGGCCTAGGCCCATCAGATTTCGAGTAGAAATAGCAACAGATGATAAGATGAAAAGAACTAATGACATCTTTGTGAAGAATGTTAAAGCCTAATTCGTTCAAAGGTCATAACCAAGCTCTGACATGGAGCAAGGATGTGGTCGAAAATTTGGCTGTGCCTAACTTTGGTGCTGGTGTACCCAAGAAATGGGCGCACCACCGCAACTAAAGCAAAAAGGAGCCCTGAGGGTTCATGCTTATATGTTTTTATGCTGTATATGTGTAGAGCAGACTGATCTCACCGGACTCTGAAGAAGGCTGGAAATGTGTTTCTTAAACTGTGGTCCTGAGCCAGGTGTTGAATGCTGAGGAGACTGGAGGACCTCAGGGACCCCATTACTCGGGCTCCGCTGCACTGGGGTTTCCATTGGGGACGGAGACTTGCTCATCTTCCACAGTCGGTGTCAAAACCACGTCTTGGTTGAGTACAACTGTCGAACATATACAGTAATCAGAAACGATGACATTCATACAGTACGCACGAGACTACAGGTGTTCAATACATCTGTCCAATACCTGAGTtgcagtctatcccagctgattcggATGAATGGTGTGGCACACCCTAAACTGATACCTGTCAAGCATTCACCCATGCAGGCAATTTACAGTGTTTATTTGATCTATCATACTGTACAAGGTTTTGAACTGTGgcaggaagccggagtaccctgagagattgttagatatattgtagaagttatcatttatttgcttagcttgcattagtattatggacaatgtttagaaagaaagatgtctcgccttcaagaagatgactcagcaggaatcatctgagagaaggacgtggccgggacgtggcaggtgccatgttttcaccttgaaaccctacccttagtgtgttgtgtcttgtagcttagtacgttatgtcttgtaaacttagaaacctccctattttcaaataaatgcaggagcgacgggagagattgtttagagcgtgttgagaggctgtaacctgaacaatctcacatgcgccctcctcatgagtaaaatgaccaacgtcttcattccttttgtgtttattcattataatgtttggtgagataaatccaacagagaTGAAAACTGCACACAGATCTGAAAGAGTGACATAAGCGTGGAGGGAAGAAATGAGGAGCTTCAGTTGGTTCTGATCTGCACAGCTAAGGGAGGGAGTGCTGAGAGCTTATACTCCGACTGTAGTAGCCCTGTGGGTTATGGTTAAGACCTAATCTGACACAcaaaaagtgtttacatttgACACCATTTACATTTGACCTCACTTTTGACTTTAAGTGAGCTTTTTATCCCGTACATTAAGGTTCAATTCTTATTAATAAAGTCATTTGTGTTACCTTTCAAAAGCTATCTATCCTACCAAAAGGAGACCGTATAGCACTGGCGGAAGGGAACATTCAGCACAGGTGGTATTAGCTCACAGGCAAGACAGCAACTTGGTAATAGTAAAAAGAAACAGGTGTTACCTAAATGATCTTTA contains:
- the add2 gene encoding beta-adducin isoform X4 — its product is MMMVTPINDLQGCDPGSMVKGERLMRCKIASVHRLFDLYGWAQISHTCLTLRLSKEQEHFLVLPDGLTYSEVTGSSLVKVNILGEMVEKGSTNLGVDTEKFTLHSAIYSARPDARCLLHLHTPATAAVSAMKCGLLPLSHEALLVGDVAYYEYNGVMEAEEDRVELQKSLGPTCKVLVLRNHGIVALGESVEEAFYAIYHIQAASQIQVSALCSAGGEQNLILLDRTTYKPNHAGTVGWAGSTFGPMQKSRIGEHEFEALMRTLDNLGYRTGYAYRFPLLLERSRSQTRKDIEVPATTTAFHQFDDDGVPLGLKQHPFTQRQQQERTRWLNTPNTYQKVSQEQASPGHTRTTWMKTEEVTQAGSTSIKIENPNQFVPLFTNPREVIETRNKIRQQNQQDMKTAGPQSQVLASVVTDDTPPSPVSAPQVPPEPETPNPFNQLTDQELEDYRMEVQKKQDIKTDEEEVANDTSPATSPAKGPVPNHPTLSEDTNTDSPVIQNGGEEEKQAEEIEKGMKALSTNDISSPAALPAKPQGGTPEGSPSKSPSKKKKKFKPPSFLKKSKKQKEKAET
- the add2 gene encoding beta-adducin isoform X3, whose translation is MSKSPSPMETPVQRSPSNGVPEVLQSPQHSTPGSGPQFKKHISSLLQSPSFKEELDALIQEQMKKGGSSSNLWALRQLADYMALHGSPATLPVSPSNMMMVTPINDLQGCDPGSMVKGERLMRCKIASVHRLFDLYGWAQISHTCLTLRLSKEQEHFLVLPDGLTYSEVTGSSLVKVNILGEMVEKGSTNLGVDTEKFTLHSAIYSARPDARCLLHLHTPATAAVSAMKCGLLPLSHEALLVGDVAYYEYNGVMEAEEDRVELQKSLGPTCKVLVLRNHGIVALGESVEEAFYAIYHIQAASQIQVSALCSAGGEQNLILLDRTTYKPNHAGTVGWAGSTFGPMQKSRIGEHEFEALMRTLDNLGYRTGYAYRFPLLLERSRSQTRKDIEVPATTTAFHQFDDDGVPLGLKQHPFTQRQQQERTRWLNTPNTYQKVSQEQASPGHTRTTWMKTEEVTQAGSTSIKIENPNQFVPLFTNPREVIETRNKIRQQNQQDMKTAGPQSQVLASVVTDDTPPSPVSAPQVPPEPETPNPFNQLTDQELEDYRMEVQKKQDIKTDEEEVANDTSPATSPAKGPVPNHPTLSGHTSGALVLSH
- the add2 gene encoding beta-adducin isoform X2 — protein: MSKSPSPMETPVQRSPSNGVPEVLQSPQHSTPGSGPQFKKHISSLLQSPSFKEELDALIQEQMKKGGSSSNLWALRQLADYMALHGSPATLPVSPSNMMMVTPINDLQGCDPGSMVKGERLMRCKIASVHRLFDLYGWAQISHTCLTLRLSKEQEHFLVLPDGLTYSEVTGSSLVKVNILGEMVEKGSTNLGVDTEKFTLHSAIYSARPDARCLLHLHTPATAAVSAMKCGLLPLSHEALLVGDVAYYEYNGVMEAEEDRVELQKSLGPTCKVLVLRNHGIVALGESVEEAFYAIYHIQAASQIQVSALCSAGGEQNLILLDRTTYKPNHAGTVGWAGSTFGPMQKSRIGEHEFEALMRTLDNLGYRTGYAYRFPLLLERSRSQTRKDIEVPATTTAFHQFDDDGVPLGLKQHPFTQRQQQERTRWLNTPNTYQKVSQEQASPGHTRTTWMKTEEVTQAGSTSIKIENPNQFVPLFTNPREVIETRNKIRQQNQQDMKTAGPQSQVLASVVTDDTPPSPVSAPQVPPEPETPNPFNQLTDQELEDYRMEVQKKQDIKTDEDTNTDSPVIQNGGEEEKQAEEIEKGMKALSTNDISSPAALPAKPQGGTPEGSPSKSPSKKKKKFKPPSFLKKSKKQKEKAET